From a single Pseudomonas triticicola genomic region:
- the flhF gene encoding flagellar biosynthesis protein FlhF, protein MQVKRFFAADMRQAMKLVRDELGADAAIIGNRRIAGGVELTAALDYKLSALAPRVPNMELEDELRKTQSRIVTAQAELSLRGEADGNTNQQLFAGLPLTAGLPLTAAEPLSEPTYAAPTRPAAAPAQASAGVDPRALESMRFELNSLRELMEVQLGTLAWNQLQGSRPAQANLYRRLQRIGLSGPLSRDLLAMITDIEEPRQAWRMLLAHLARMIAVPEVEPLEEGGVIAMVGPAGMGKTTTLAKLAARYVLKYGAQNVALVSMDSFRIGAQEQLKTLGRILNVPVTHVDPGQSLVQALDPLLRKRVVLIDTAGLQASDPALRMQLESLAGRGIRSKNYLVLATTSQKQVLTAAYHSYKRCGLAGCILTKLDETASLGEVLSLAISHELPVAYLTDGPRIPDDLHLPRRHQLVSRAVSVQMQEEPSEEAMADMFADIYHSPTKQVG, encoded by the coding sequence ATGCAAGTTAAGCGTTTTTTCGCCGCCGATATGCGTCAGGCCATGAAGCTGGTTCGCGATGAGCTGGGCGCTGATGCCGCCATCATCGGCAACCGCCGCATTGCCGGCGGCGTCGAGTTGACGGCGGCTCTGGATTACAAATTGTCGGCGCTGGCGCCACGGGTTCCGAACATGGAACTCGAAGACGAGCTGCGCAAGACCCAGTCGCGCATCGTCACCGCCCAGGCCGAGCTGAGCCTGCGTGGCGAAGCCGACGGCAACACCAATCAGCAGTTGTTCGCAGGGCTGCCGTTGACCGCAGGCCTGCCGCTGACTGCTGCCGAGCCGCTGAGCGAGCCGACCTACGCCGCACCGACGCGCCCGGCCGCAGCACCTGCGCAGGCCTCGGCGGGTGTCGATCCGCGTGCGCTGGAGTCGATGCGTTTTGAATTGAACAGCCTGCGCGAGCTGATGGAAGTGCAGCTCGGCACCCTGGCCTGGAATCAGCTGCAAGGCAGCCGTCCGGCCCAGGCCAATCTGTATCGCCGTCTGCAGCGCATTGGCCTGTCCGGCCCGCTGTCGCGCGATCTGCTGGCGATGATCACCGATATCGAAGAACCCCGTCAGGCCTGGCGCATGCTGCTGGCCCACCTGGCGCGGATGATTGCCGTACCGGAAGTCGAGCCGCTGGAAGAGGGCGGTGTGATTGCCATGGTCGGCCCCGCCGGCATGGGCAAGACCACCACGCTGGCCAAGCTCGCCGCGCGTTACGTGCTCAAGTACGGCGCGCAGAACGTTGCACTGGTGAGCATGGACAGCTTCCGCATCGGCGCGCAGGAACAACTGAAAACCCTCGGGCGCATCCTCAACGTGCCGGTAACGCACGTCGATCCGGGTCAGTCGCTGGTGCAGGCATTGGATCCACTGCTACGCAAACGCGTGGTTTTGATCGATACTGCCGGCCTGCAAGCCAGTGATCCGGCGTTGCGCATGCAGCTTGAGAGCCTGGCCGGGCGTGGCATTCGCTCAAAAAACTATCTGGTCCTGGCAACCACCAGCCAGAAACAGGTTCTAACCGCCGCTTATCACAGTTACAAGCGTTGCGGGCTGGCCGGCTGCATCCTGACTAAACTGGATGAAACGGCCAGTCTCGGCGAAGTGTTGAGCCTGGCGATCAGTCATGAATTGCCGGTCGCGTATCTGACCGATGGCCCACGGATTCCGGATGATTTGCATCTGCCGCGTCGTCATCAGTTGGTCAGCCGCGCCGTCAGCGTGCAAATGCAGGAAGAACCCAGCGAAGAAGCCATGGCTGACATGTTCGCTGATATCTATCACAGCCCGACCAAGCAGGTTGGCTGA
- the flhA gene encoding flagellar biosynthesis protein FlhA, which translates to MDRTQLFNTARTNVADLSRGNLGVPLLLLVMLAMMMLPVPPFLLDVFFTFNIALSIVVLLVCVYALRPLDFAVFPTILLVATLLRLALNVASTRVVMLHGQDGHAAAGKVIQAFGEVVIGGNYVVGIVVFAILMIINFVVVTKGAGRISEVSARFTLDAMPGKQMAIDADLNAGLIDQNQAKSRRQEVAQEAEFYGSMDGASKFVRGDAIAGLLILFINLIGGMAVGIFQHGMSFGDAGKVYALLTIGDGLVAQLPSLLLSTAAAIMVTRASGSEDMGKQINRQMFASPKALAVAAGLMAVMGLVPGMPHFSFLSMAALAAGGAYLFWKKQNVAKVVALEEVKRQQELLPSPARAMETKELGWDDVTPIDMIGLEVGYRLIPLVDRNQGGQLLARIKGVRKKLSQDLGFLMPTVHIRDNLDLAPSAYRLTLMGVILAEAEIYPDRELAINPGQVYGSLNGINAKDPAFGLEAVWIEISQRAQAQSLGYTVVDASTVVATHLNQILYKHSSELIGHEEVQQLMQLLAKSSPKLAEELVPGVVSLSQLLKVLQALLAEHVPVRDIRSIAEAIANNAAKSQDTAALVAAVRVGVSRAIVQSIVGTESELPVITLEPRLEQILLNSLQKAGQGSEEGVLLEPSMAEKLQRSLIEAAQRQEMQGQPVILLVAGPIRAMLSRFGRLAVPGLHVLAYQEVPDNKQVTIVATVGPNG; encoded by the coding sequence GTGGATCGCACTCAGTTATTCAATACAGCACGCACCAACGTTGCCGATCTCAGTCGAGGCAATTTGGGCGTGCCGTTGTTGCTGCTGGTCATGCTGGCGATGATGATGTTGCCGGTACCGCCGTTCCTGCTCGACGTCTTCTTTACCTTCAACATTGCCCTGTCCATCGTCGTCCTGCTGGTCTGCGTGTATGCGCTGCGGCCGCTGGATTTCGCCGTGTTCCCGACCATTCTGCTGGTCGCAACGTTGCTGCGCCTGGCTTTGAACGTGGCCTCGACGCGGGTGGTGATGCTCCACGGTCAGGACGGCCACGCCGCCGCCGGTAAGGTGATTCAGGCCTTCGGTGAGGTGGTGATCGGCGGTAACTACGTGGTCGGTATCGTGGTTTTCGCGATCCTCATGATCATCAACTTCGTCGTGGTAACCAAAGGTGCCGGGCGAATTTCCGAGGTGAGCGCGCGTTTCACCCTCGATGCGATGCCCGGCAAACAAATGGCGATCGACGCCGACCTCAACGCCGGCCTGATCGACCAGAATCAAGCCAAGTCGCGCCGTCAGGAAGTCGCCCAGGAGGCGGAGTTCTACGGTTCGATGGACGGTGCCAGCAAGTTCGTCCGTGGTGACGCGATCGCCGGCCTGCTGATTCTGTTCATCAACCTCATCGGCGGTATGGCGGTCGGTATCTTCCAGCACGGCATGAGCTTCGGCGATGCGGGCAAGGTTTACGCCTTGCTGACCATCGGTGACGGTTTAGTGGCGCAATTGCCATCACTGTTGTTATCTACAGCAGCGGCGATCATGGTGACCCGTGCTTCCGGCTCGGAAGACATGGGCAAGCAGATCAACCGGCAGATGTTCGCCTCGCCGAAAGCGCTGGCCGTGGCCGCTGGTTTGATGGCGGTGATGGGCCTGGTGCCCGGCATGCCGCACTTCTCGTTCCTGAGCATGGCCGCGCTGGCCGCAGGCGGCGCATACCTGTTCTGGAAAAAGCAGAACGTTGCCAAGGTCGTGGCGCTGGAAGAGGTCAAGCGTCAGCAGGAACTGCTGCCGTCGCCGGCCCGCGCCATGGAAACCAAGGAGCTGGGCTGGGACGACGTGACGCCGATCGACATGATCGGCCTCGAAGTCGGCTATCGCCTGATCCCGTTGGTGGACCGCAATCAGGGTGGGCAATTGCTCGCGCGGATCAAGGGCGTGCGCAAGAAGCTCTCGCAGGATCTGGGCTTCCTGATGCCGACCGTGCACATCCGCGACAACCTCGATCTGGCGCCGAGCGCTTACCGCCTGACGCTGATGGGCGTGATTCTCGCCGAGGCCGAGATCTACCCGGATCGCGAACTGGCGATCAACCCGGGCCAGGTGTACGGCTCGCTCAACGGGATCAACGCCAAAGATCCGGCTTTCGGCCTCGAGGCGGTGTGGATCGAAATCAGCCAGCGTGCCCAGGCGCAATCGCTCGGCTATACCGTGGTTGACGCCAGCACCGTGGTCGCCACGCACTTGAACCAGATTCTGTACAAGCACTCCAGTGAGCTGATCGGCCACGAGGAAGTGCAGCAACTCATGCAATTGCTGGCCAAGAGCTCGCCGAAACTGGCTGAAGAGCTGGTGCCGGGCGTGGTTTCGCTGTCGCAGTTGCTCAAGGTTCTGCAAGCGCTGCTCGCCGAGCACGTGCCGGTGCGCGACATTCGCAGCATCGCCGAGGCGATCGCGAACAACGCCGCGAAGAGTCAAGATACCGCCGCGCTGGTCGCCGCTGTGCGGGTCGGCGTATCGCGCGCCATCGTCCAAAGCATTGTAGGCACTGAGTCCGAGCTGCCTGTAATCACATTGGAACCAAGGTTGGAACAGATATTGCTCAATAGTCTGCAGAAGGCAGGACAAGGCTCGGAAGAGGGCGTTCTGCTGGAGCCGAGCATGGCCGAGAAGCTGCAGCGTTCGTTGATCGAAGCGGCCCAGCGTCAGGAAATGCAAGGCCAACCGGTGATCCTGCTGGTAGCAGGCCCGATTCGCGCGATGCTCTCGCGCTTCGGCCGCCTCGCAGTGCCAGGGCTGCATGTACTGGCCTACCAGGAAGTACCGGACAACAAGCAAGTGACCATCGTTGCGACAGTAGGGCCCAACGGCTGA
- a CDS encoding DUF6124 family protein: MIKPTPNPPESDPTSPYESLDSKKLHQAADRALDHYLCPPGSTPPPFSPRAMYAVTADTKNEDLLANACETLASAKTIAQEFAGLVKPSQRRTLMGIAQLIMLGELAVNRVLDNLELPH; the protein is encoded by the coding sequence ATGATCAAACCAACACCCAACCCGCCCGAATCCGACCCCACCTCCCCCTACGAATCCCTCGATTCGAAAAAACTTCATCAAGCCGCCGATCGCGCCCTCGACCACTACCTCTGCCCACCCGGCTCCACCCCGCCACCCTTCAGCCCCCGCGCCATGTACGCCGTCACCGCCGACACCAAAAACGAAGACCTGCTGGCCAACGCCTGCGAAACCCTCGCCTCGGCCAAAACCATCGCCCAGGAATTCGCCGGACTGGTCAAGCCATCGCAACGCCGAACATTGATGGGCATCGCACAACTGATCATGCTCGGAGAATTGGCGGTGAATCGGGTGCTGGATAATCTGGAATTGCCGCACTAG
- a CDS encoding DUF6124 family protein produces the protein MIKPTPNPPETDLASPYESLDSKKLNDAAERALDHYLCPPGPTPPPRKTRRMYAVTADFKNEELLADASETLASARTIAHDFAHLIPASQRRTLLGIAQLIMLGELAVNRVMDNLDLPQ, from the coding sequence ATGATCAAACCAACACCCAACCCACCCGAAACCGACCTCGCCTCCCCCTACGAATCCCTCGATTCCAAAAAGCTCAACGACGCCGCCGAACGCGCGCTCGACCATTACCTCTGCCCACCCGGCCCCACGCCACCGCCACGCAAAACCCGCCGGATGTACGCCGTTACCGCCGACTTCAAAAACGAGGAGCTGCTGGCCGATGCCAGCGAAACGCTCGCTTCTGCCAGAACCATCGCCCATGACTTCGCCCATCTCATCCCCGCGTCGCAGCGCAGGACGCTGTTGGGGATTGCGCAACTGATTATGCTCGGAGAACTGGCGGTGAATCGGGTGATGGATAATCTGGATTTGCCGCAGTAG
- the flhB gene encoding flagellar biosynthesis protein FlhB, giving the protein MAESESGQDKTEDPTEKRKKDSREKGEIARSKELNTLAVMMAGASALLIFGGMLAQEMMDVMRLNFTLSREVVMDQGAMGRFLLESGLIALLAIQPVMITLLLAAIIGPISLGGWLFAAKSLAPKFSRMNPAAGIKRMFSFKAVVELLKALAKFLITLGVALVVLSADVDDFLRIAHEPLDMAIIHSVLLVGWSTLWLACGLIIIAAVDVPVQLWEAHKKLLMTKQEVRDEHKDQEGRPEVKQRIRQTQREMSQRRMMAAIPEADVVITNPTHYAVALKYDSEKGGAPVLLAKGSDFIALKIREIAVANNVMLLESPALARSIYYSTELEQEIPGGLYLAVAQVLAYVYQIRQHQAGKGKRPDPLKDDLPIPPDLRRDS; this is encoded by the coding sequence ATGGCAGAGAGCGAAAGCGGTCAGGACAAAACAGAAGACCCCACGGAGAAACGCAAAAAGGACTCCCGTGAGAAGGGTGAGATTGCCCGCTCCAAAGAGCTCAACACTCTGGCCGTGATGATGGCCGGTGCCTCTGCGCTGCTGATCTTCGGCGGCATGCTCGCGCAAGAAATGATGGACGTGATGCGCCTGAACTTCACCCTGTCCCGCGAAGTGGTCATGGATCAAGGCGCCATGGGCCGATTCTTGCTGGAGTCGGGCCTGATCGCGTTGCTGGCGATTCAGCCGGTGATGATCACGCTGTTGCTCGCCGCCATCATCGGGCCGATCTCTCTCGGTGGCTGGCTGTTTGCCGCAAAGTCGCTGGCGCCCAAATTCAGCCGGATGAACCCGGCAGCCGGCATCAAGCGCATGTTTTCGTTCAAGGCTGTGGTCGAACTGCTCAAGGCCCTGGCGAAATTTCTGATTACCCTGGGCGTGGCGCTGGTGGTGCTGTCCGCCGACGTCGATGACTTTCTGCGCATTGCCCACGAGCCACTGGACATGGCGATCATTCACAGCGTCTTGCTGGTGGGCTGGAGCACCCTGTGGCTGGCCTGCGGCCTGATCATCATCGCGGCCGTCGACGTGCCGGTGCAGCTCTGGGAAGCGCACAAGAAACTGCTGATGACCAAGCAGGAAGTACGCGACGAGCACAAGGATCAGGAAGGCCGCCCGGAGGTCAAACAACGCATCCGCCAGACCCAGCGCGAAATGTCGCAACGCCGGATGATGGCGGCGATTCCCGAAGCCGACGTGGTCATCACCAACCCGACCCACTACGCCGTCGCACTCAAATACGACTCGGAAAAGGGCGGCGCGCCGGTGCTACTGGCCAAGGGCAGCGATTTCATCGCCCTGAAAATCCGCGAAATCGCAGTGGCCAACAACGTCATGCTGCTTGAATCGCCCGCGCTGGCGCGCTCAATCTATTACTCAACTGAGCTTGAGCAGGAAATTCCTGGCGGGCTGTATCTGGCGGTGGCGCAGGTGCTGGCGTACGTCTACCAGATCCGCCAGCATCAGGCGGGCAAGGGCAAACGGCCGGATCCGTTGAAGGATGATTTGCCGATTCCGCCGGATTTGCGTCGGGATTCTTGA
- the fliR gene encoding flagellar biosynthetic protein FliR: protein MQSLLQLTDTQISTWVASFMLPLFRVASMLMVMPVFGTTLIPRRVRLYFAVAITVVITPALPPMPAVSPLDLSGLLLIGEQILVGAVLGFSLQLFFQAFAVAGQIVAVQMGMGFASMIDPTNGVSVAVIGQFFTMLVTLLFLSMNGHLVVFEVLTESFTTLPVGGGLMVEHYWELAGKLGWVLGAALLLVLPAITALLVVNIAFGVMTRAAPQLNIFSIGFPLTMVLGLFIVWVGLADILNQYQPLASEALQLLRELARAR from the coding sequence ATGCAATCGCTGCTTCAGCTGACCGACACCCAGATCAGCACCTGGGTGGCGTCGTTCATGTTGCCGCTGTTTCGCGTCGCCTCGATGCTGATGGTCATGCCGGTGTTCGGCACCACCCTGATTCCGCGCCGCGTGCGCCTGTATTTCGCCGTGGCGATCACTGTGGTCATCACCCCGGCGCTGCCGCCGATGCCCGCCGTCAGCCCGCTGGATCTCAGCGGCCTGCTGCTGATCGGCGAGCAGATTCTGGTCGGCGCCGTGCTCGGATTTTCCCTGCAACTGTTCTTCCAGGCCTTCGCCGTCGCCGGGCAGATTGTCGCGGTGCAGATGGGTATGGGCTTCGCCTCGATGATCGACCCTACCAACGGCGTTTCGGTGGCGGTGATCGGGCAGTTCTTCACCATGCTGGTGACGCTGTTGTTCCTGTCGATGAACGGCCATCTGGTTGTATTCGAAGTCCTCACTGAAAGCTTCACCACGCTGCCGGTCGGCGGCGGGTTGATGGTTGAGCATTACTGGGAGCTGGCCGGCAAACTCGGCTGGGTACTGGGCGCCGCATTGCTGTTGGTGTTGCCGGCAATCACCGCACTGCTGGTAGTCAACATCGCTTTCGGCGTGATGACCCGCGCTGCGCCGCAACTGAACATCTTTTCGATCGGTTTCCCACTGACCATGGTGCTCGGCCTGTTCATTGTCTGGGTGGGGCTGGCGGACATTCTCAACCAGTATCAACCGCTGGCCAGCGAAGCCTTGCAGTTGCTACGCGAACTGGCACGGGCGCGCTGA
- the fliQ gene encoding flagellar biosynthesis protein FliQ: MTPEVAVDIFREALWLTTMMVAILVVPSLLVGLLVSMFQAATQINEQTLSFLPRLLVMLVTLIIGGPWIVQTFMEYIIQLYKNIPMVIG, encoded by the coding sequence ATGACGCCGGAAGTCGCGGTCGATATCTTTCGTGAGGCCCTGTGGCTGACCACCATGATGGTCGCCATCCTGGTGGTGCCGAGCCTGCTGGTCGGCCTGCTGGTGTCGATGTTCCAGGCCGCCACGCAGATCAACGAACAGACCCTGAGCTTCCTGCCGCGTCTGCTGGTGATGCTGGTGACCCTGATCATCGGCGGTCCGTGGATCGTGCAGACGTTCATGGAATACATCATCCAGCTGTACAAAAACATTCCGATGGTCATCGGCTAA
- the fliP gene encoding flagellar type III secretion system pore protein FliP (The bacterial flagellar biogenesis protein FliP forms a type III secretion system (T3SS)-type pore required for flagellar assembly.) has product MGALRIVLTLVLLLAAPLAFAADPLSIPAITLGTNADGAQEYSVSLQILLIMTALSFIPAAVILMTSFTRIIIVFSILRQALGLQQTPSNQILTGMALFLTLFIMAPVFDRVNNDALQPYLAETLTAQQAVEKAQVPIKDFMLAQTRTSDLELFMRLSKRTDIASPDQAPLTILVPAFVTSELKTAFQIGFMIFIPFLIIDLVVASVLMAMGMMMLSPLIISLPFKIMLFVLVDGWALIIGTLASSFGGVSP; this is encoded by the coding sequence ATGGGTGCGCTCCGCATCGTCTTGACGCTGGTCCTGTTGCTGGCCGCGCCGCTGGCGTTCGCCGCCGATCCGTTGTCGATCCCGGCGATCACGCTGGGCACCAATGCCGACGGCGCGCAGGAATATTCGGTCAGTCTGCAGATCCTGCTGATCATGACCGCGCTGAGCTTTATTCCGGCGGCGGTCATTCTGATGACCAGTTTCACGCGGATCATCATCGTTTTCTCGATACTGCGTCAGGCCCTCGGCCTGCAACAGACGCCGTCGAACCAGATCCTCACCGGCATGGCGCTGTTCCTGACGCTGTTCATCATGGCGCCGGTGTTCGACCGGGTGAACAACGACGCGCTGCAACCGTATCTGGCGGAAACCCTCACCGCCCAGCAAGCGGTGGAAAAGGCTCAGGTGCCGATCAAGGACTTCATGCTCGCGCAGACCCGCACCAGCGATCTGGAGCTGTTCATGCGCCTGTCCAAGCGCACCGACATTGCCAGCCCGGATCAGGCGCCGCTGACCATTCTGGTACCGGCGTTCGTGACCTCCGAGCTTAAAACCGCCTTCCAGATCGGCTTCATGATCTTCATTCCGTTCCTGATCATCGACCTGGTTGTCGCGAGCGTGCTGATGGCCATGGGTATGATGATGCTCTCGCCGCTGATCATTTCGCTGCCGTTCAAGATCATGCTGTTCGTGCTGGTCGATGGCTGGGCGCTGATCATCGGTACTCTGGCCAGCAGTTTTGGAGGTGTTTCGCCATGA
- the fliO gene encoding flagellar biosynthetic protein FliO, producing the protein MKRFLWVLLAWPLSVLAAEPSATTAAPAATAPMVNSGVAGQLTQLVFGLLLVLGLIFFLAWLLRRVQQAGPAGKGQVIELIGSRALGPRDRLMLVQVGNEQILLGLSPGTITALHVLKEPVEVPTASEKATPEFAQHLLKILGKDQKDTK; encoded by the coding sequence GTGAAAAGGTTTCTCTGGGTGCTGCTGGCATGGCCGTTGAGCGTGCTGGCTGCCGAGCCGAGCGCAACCACTGCCGCGCCTGCCGCCACCGCGCCAATGGTCAACAGCGGCGTGGCCGGTCAGTTGACGCAACTGGTGTTCGGTTTGCTGCTGGTGCTGGGTTTGATCTTTTTCCTCGCCTGGCTGTTGCGCCGCGTACAGCAGGCGGGGCCAGCGGGCAAGGGCCAGGTAATCGAGCTGATCGGCTCACGCGCGCTCGGTCCGCGTGACCGCTTGATGCTGGTGCAGGTCGGCAACGAGCAGATTCTGCTCGGCCTCAGCCCCGGCACCATCACCGCGCTGCACGTGCTCAAAGAGCCGGTCGAAGTCCCCACCGCCAGTGAAAAAGCGACGCCGGAATTTGCTCAGCATCTGCTGAAAATTCTTGGCAAGGACCAAAAGGATACGAAGTAA
- the fliN gene encoding flagellar motor switch protein FliN: MNDDMNAQDDQALADEWAAALEETGDAGQADIDALLAADAGTSSSNRLPMEEFGSVPKNNDPVTLDGPNLDVILDIPVSISMEVGSTDINIRNLLQLNQGSVIELDRLAGEPLDVLVNGTLIAHGEVVVVNEKFGIRLTDVISPSERIKKLR; the protein is encoded by the coding sequence ATGAACGACGATATGAACGCGCAGGACGACCAGGCACTGGCCGATGAATGGGCTGCGGCCCTGGAAGAAACCGGTGATGCCGGCCAGGCTGACATCGATGCACTGCTGGCTGCCGACGCAGGCACTTCCAGCTCCAACCGTCTGCCGATGGAAGAGTTCGGCAGCGTGCCGAAGAACAACGATCCGGTGACCCTCGACGGTCCGAACCTGGACGTGATTCTCGATATTCCGGTGTCGATCTCCATGGAAGTCGGCAGCACCGACATCAACATCCGCAACCTGCTGCAACTCAACCAGGGTTCGGTGATTGAGCTTGATCGTCTGGCCGGTGAGCCGCTCGACGTGCTGGTCAACGGCACCTTGATCGCCCACGGCGAAGTAGTAGTGGTCAACGAGAAGTTCGGCATCCGCCTGACCGACGTGATAAGTCCAAGCGAACGCATCAAGAAGCTGCGCTGA
- the fliM gene encoding flagellar motor switch protein FliM encodes MAVQDLLSQDEIDALLHGVDDGLVQTDNAAEPGSVKSYDLTSQDRIVRGRMPTLEMINERFARYTRISMFNMLRRSADVAVGGVQVMKFGEYVHSLYVPTSLNLVKIKPLRGTALFILDAKLVFKLVDNFFGGDGRHAKIEGREFTPTELRVVRMVLEQAFVDLKEAWQAIMEVNFEYINSEVNPAMANIVGPSEAIVVSTFHIELDGGGGDLHVTMPYSMIEPVREMLDAGFQSDLDDQDERWVNALRQDVLDVDVPIGATVARRQLKLRDILHMQPGDVIPVEMPEDMIMRANGVPAFKVKMGSHKGNLALQVIEPIERR; translated from the coding sequence ATGGCCGTGCAGGATCTGCTGTCCCAGGATGAAATCGATGCGCTGCTGCATGGCGTCGATGATGGTCTGGTACAGACCGATAATGCTGCCGAACCCGGCAGTGTCAAAAGCTACGACCTGACCAGCCAGGATCGCATCGTCCGTGGACGCATGCCGACGCTGGAAATGATCAACGAGCGCTTTGCCCGCTACACCCGCATCAGCATGTTCAACATGCTGCGCCGCTCGGCGGACGTGGCCGTCGGTGGCGTGCAGGTGATGAAATTCGGCGAATACGTGCACTCGCTGTACGTGCCGACCAGCCTCAACCTGGTCAAGATCAAACCGCTGCGCGGCACCGCGCTGTTCATCCTCGACGCCAAACTGGTGTTCAAGCTGGTGGACAACTTCTTCGGTGGCGACGGCCGTCACGCCAAGATCGAAGGGCGGGAATTCACCCCGACCGAACTGCGCGTAGTGCGCATGGTGCTCGAGCAGGCTTTCGTCGATCTGAAAGAAGCCTGGCAGGCGATCATGGAAGTCAATTTCGAGTACATCAACTCGGAAGTGAACCCGGCCATGGCCAACATCGTCGGCCCGAGCGAAGCGATTGTGGTCTCCACCTTCCACATCGAACTCGATGGCGGTGGCGGCGATCTGCACGTGACCATGCCGTACTCGATGATCGAGCCGGTGCGCGAGATGCTCGACGCCGGTTTCCAGTCCGACCTCGACGATCAGGACGAGCGCTGGGTCAACGCCCTGCGCCAGGACGTGCTCGATGTCGACGTGCCGATCGGCGCCACCGTGGCCCGCCGCCAGTTGAAGCTGCGCGACATCCTGCACATGCAACCGGGCGATGTGATCCCGGTCGAGATGCCGGAAGACATGATCATGCGCGCCAACGGCGTGCCGGCCTTCAAGGTCAAGATGGGCTCGCACAAAGGCAACCTCGCGTTGCAAGTGATCGAGCCGATCGAGCGTCGTTGA
- the fliL gene encoding flagellar basal body-associated protein FliL produces MAKSEAAAVKDPATKGKLKLIIVIVLALLVAIGASVGATWFFMHGAQSKPAEAAEAAPVGKQAAIFEPMAPAFVANYNQNGRQRYMQVSITMLARNQADLDALKVHMPVIRNNLVMLFSGQDFATLATPVGQEMLRQKATASVQEVAQKELGKVVIEQLLFTNFVLQ; encoded by the coding sequence ATGGCGAAGAGCGAAGCTGCAGCAGTAAAAGACCCCGCAACTAAAGGCAAACTCAAGCTGATCATCGTGATCGTGCTGGCGTTGCTGGTGGCGATCGGTGCATCCGTCGGGGCGACCTGGTTCTTCATGCACGGCGCGCAGAGCAAGCCTGCCGAGGCCGCTGAAGCAGCGCCGGTCGGCAAACAGGCGGCGATTTTCGAGCCGATGGCGCCGGCCTTCGTTGCCAACTACAACCAGAACGGCCGTCAGCGCTACATGCAGGTGAGCATCACCATGCTGGCGCGTAATCAGGCCGATCTGGACGCGCTCAAAGTGCACATGCCGGTTATCCGCAACAACCTGGTGATGCTCTTCTCCGGTCAGGATTTCGCCACACTGGCGACACCGGTCGGGCAAGAGATGTTGCGCCAGAAGGCCACCGCCAGCGTCCAGGAAGTGGCGCAGAAAGAACTGGGCAAAGTGGTCATCGAACAGTTGCTTTTCACTAATTTCGTACTGCAGTAG